aacatcggcagaaacaaaccccaaatgtcagaatgaacatggttcagtcgggatgtgattaacagcagtaataacagcagatgccaacccctgcagtcatttgtgaactcgctggtgtgtcagcaggtgggatgaccgagtgaatcgcttcccacactcagagcaggtgaacggcctctccccagtgtgaactcgctggtgtgtcagcagggtggatgactgagtgaatcccttcccacactcagagcaggtgaatggcctctccccagtgtgaactcgctggtgtttcagtaggttggattgctcagtgaatcgcttcccacactgagagcaggtgaacggtctctccccagtgtgaacacgttggtgtttcagcaggttgaatgatgcagtgaatcccttcccacactcagagcaggtgaatggcctctccccggtgtgaactcgccggtgtgttagcaggttggatgatgcagtgaatcccttcccacactcagagcaggtgaaaggcctctccccagtgtgacagcgTCGATgcatttccagctcagatggtgatctgaataccttcccacagacatcacatttccacggtttctccgtggtgcaggtATCCTTGTGACTATCCATGGTTCgacaatcagttgaagcctcgcccactcacacaacacgtttacagtttctctgtgctttgaatggtgcgatgttttttcaggctgtgtaactggttagagctctttccacagtcagtgcactggaacactcactcgggtgtgtgtgtctcggtaccTTTCCAGTCAGGATGAtaattgaaatcttttcccacagacagaacagtcaaacatttctccttccactttcaaagaccgatgatattcagCTCCTGATGAATCAACTGCCCCTGTCAGATCTTGatgcgatgtttggtttgtgtttcctgtctgaaaatctcaccacctaatacgctgtaaaaggagataacaaaactcatcactgtcagtacaagacagaaattcagaatagacacatctagtttccatggaaaatGTTTTCCTCTCTCGTTTttacaaagctgtaaatccctgtcccacacattgtccctcctgctgtgctgaaatccaaaccatcgCAAATTTCTAGACAGTTTCTCCTCCacacccagttttcaccaccaattcaggctgggttcagttctacactcactggttcccatccctctcctccccagAATGTACTGatactggctgggttcaggtctacactcactggtacacttccttctccaaAAGAAgtggactctggctgagttcagttcgacactcactggttcccttcccctgagtgtgctgattctggctggggtcagttctacactcactggttcccctcccctgagtgtgctgattctggctggggtcagttctacactcactggttcccctcccctgagtgtgctgattctggctggggtcagttctacactcactggttcccctctcctctcctgaaggtgctgactctggctgggttcagttctacactcactggttcccctccctctcctcccccgaaggtgctgactctggctgggttctgttccacagacattgacatcactcactttgttcctgcaccaagatggctgcgcatgcgccTTGCTACTCACTAAACCAAGATGCCAGAGCGCAGAACCGGCCTTCCTGTACAaacatggccgccgttagcctgggcctgtgaccgggagaaagccccgaaactACAACCGGCGATATTCTGGTTCTTATTCCGggtttgcggcgggcaccggttgtttatgaagtcgccccggctccccgctggtccattactccgctccgtcccgctgaaaaacaCAACTCTGAGGCGCCTGTCCAAaacgtgtctcctccgccattacaggcaccgcgcatgctccaaacccagccaggaccagcgcctgcgcactgagctcctgtagtccagGTGAGACACATTCTCCCCGCAGAGAATGCTGGGTAAAGATATCGCCATTCAaagcccatgttattgaatggaacATGATTTATTGAGATTGCATTggtcactgaaccatgttcattctggcagtaagACTTTGTTTCTGATGCTCTCAATAACCCCTATAtgtgggctggagattaatatccggtataaatattgaataaatcagatttgtttcaaacacagtgtgtcgaatatttgatttctctATAATCAGAGGAGACTAGTTGATGTTCTGTTACCCACTGTTccattttagggctttttcttactctaacttatatcacttctcacctagttcgccttctatcatatcaaacctcaaagttgttccgtttgagtacatgacttgtggttgtagtagacttaactgcagtgtttcactttaaactcagctgcaATCCTTTGAACAACCTCTTTATTGAActatcttgcataagatttgaaatccgttatttCTGTATCAGTTAACCCGTTTTTGGAACCAATTTAATTTAAAGAACTCATCCGCACATTTTGCatttgatagcctgtgaaatattctaatatttgtaattgtcattgtcacaatctccgttccctagccattgactccatcctctccccagcttctgtctgatgctgaaccagactgttcgcaaccttggtgttatacttGACCTTGAAATAAGTTTGTGACCATATATCTGTAGCATAACTAAGATTGCTTATGTCCACCTCTAACACATCGCCCGTCTACACTATTGccttagctcatccactgctgaagccctcatccatgcctttgttacctctggaatgACTATTCCAAAGTACtcctcccacattcaaccctacataaactagtgttgatccaaaactcggctgcccatgccctaactcgcaacaagtcaagctcacccgtcacccctgttctTGCTGAGCTGCATTGCCTTCTGGTTAAGCAGTCAGTGGGCGTGGTCTAGTCAGTGGTTGGGGATTGCTCTGTATCTgatccgtgctgtacgtgccctgggagtatttgaggcagggtagagggagctttattctgtatctaacccatgctgtacgtgccctaGGATAATGTAGTCTGCGGTTTACTCTAtcaaccctggtagtgtttgggacaggatggagtgagatttactctgtatctaagccgtgcagtACCGGTAGCCATGAAATCAgtggtagagaaaatgctagaatcgattattaagcacgtggtaacagggcacttcggaaGTAATAACAGGactgggcagaatcaacacggatttatgaaggggaaattatacttgacaaatctgttagtgttttttgagcTTGTTGTTGGTGTTTCGGACAGTGGGGTAacgcccctttggaattttgcatTCCTTACTGCCACTTTTGATCGGCTCACGTTTTCTGGAGTTTACTACTCAGCCTTTCTTGCCCTTGTTCCTTCATTTATCCTCTTTAGttattttcattattttgaattatTTTGATTAAGAGTATGATCCTTTAGGTTCTAGTTTCTTTTTTGGTAAATTGGATTCTCTGATGCCATCTGTTTATTGTGTCTGGACCACTGTGCTTTGTGTGTCGTCCTGGACACTGATGCAATGCTCTGTATATAGATTAAATCTAGGGTGGGGTTAATATGGGTAATATACATTCTGTTCGAGCTTTCTCGTTTTAGTTGTTTGGGTATTCTCCTGTCCATTACTTGCTGTATCAGAGTTGCTGTGGCTTTGTGTGTCATTCTGGACACTGACGCCTTGTTCTAATTTTATTCTGGATACTGGTGTACCATTCTATTTCTAGGGTTAGGGCCTTTGTTGTTTGGCACAGTGGGGTAATGTTCCTTTGGAACTTTTATGGAAGTGTTTTATTAATAATTAAATTGATGGTAAATTGAAATTAACCAAGAGATTACATTGATGAAGATTGGATTGTATTTATATACAGTCCCTCTTTGGGGGGTGTTGGTTTAGGAAGGGTTATTtttgaggggagggggttgggttTGTCAGTTAAAATTAGTTATTGAGTGGAATGTTAGTTCCTTACTATGTATTCAATTGATATTTGTGGAGTTAGGGAACTTATTAATTATAAGTAAGCCAATTGTATTTTTTGGATTTATTAATAATATTATTACCAGTGTTTTAAGTTAGGGATATTAATTGGGGAATTATTGTTATATTTAAGCTGTTCAAAGATCCTGTGGAACCTGCCTATTGGAAACGGAGGCTTGTTGCTGCTGTTGGGCAGAATGCTGATTGGTCACAGCATGGAGCCGCGTGTCCCTGAGTCTGTGTCTTCCCATTTTATTCATTTAAACATTTGTGAATTTGTGGATTAAGTTTCGGTTACATGGGTGGGGAGGGCGGGAGGGATTTGGTGGGTGTGCTAACGTTTTTTGGTTGTGGAGAGTAGGTCCGTTGTTTATTTATTTGGAGCGAACggtggctgaggaaaagagtgttcgaagatcagaccctcaaatctgccaccaaactcatggtctacagggttgtagtaatacccaccctcctgtatggctcagagacatgggccatgtacagtagacacctcaaatcgctggagaaataccaccaaagatgtctccgcaagaacctacaaatcccctgggaggacagatgcaccaacattagcgttgtcgaccaggccaacattcacaacattgaagcactgaccacactcgatcggctccactgggcaggccgcatagttcgcatgccagacacaagactcccaaggcaagcactctattcggaactccttcacggcaaacgagccaaaggtgggcagaggaaacattacaagaacaccctcaaggtttccttgataaaatgcaacatcccctctgacatctgggagtccctgcccaaagaacgccccaagtggagcaagtgcatcctggagagcgctgagcacctcgagtctcatcactgagagcaagcagaaatcaatcgcaggcagtggaaagagcgtgtggcaaaccagtcccacccaccctttccctcaacgactctctgtcccacctgtgagagagtctgtggttctcgtactggactgttcagtcacctgagaaatcacttttagagtggaataagtcttcctcgattctgagggactgccgatgatgatgatgatgacctccgtTTGTTTTGCTGGGATCTCCGATTTTATATTTTTGAAAAACAATTATTTTTGTTTTTCTGCAATTGTATCTTGCTGcaaggtctcggttaggttgtgtgtgtggggaagggtcatggttaggttgtgtgttggggtagggttctcggttaggttgtgtgtgggggagtctcggttaggttgtgtgtgtggggaagggtcacggttaggttgtgtgtgggggggtctcggttaggttgtgtgtatgggggggtacgcggttaggttgtgtgtgggggagtctcggttaggttgtgaggGGGGGGGTCACAGTCAGGTTGTGTGATGAGGTCTCGGTTAGGTTGAGTGGAGGGTGGTCTCTGTTATGTTATGTGGGAGGGTCTCGGTTCGGTTGTGTGTATGAGGGTAGGTCTTGGTTAGTTTGTATGTGGGGGGGAcaagttaggttgtgtgtgtgggagggtcacGGTTacgttgtgtgtatgggggggtcacggttacgttgtgtgtgtgggggggtcacggttacgttgtgtgtgtgggggggtcacggttacgttgtgtgtgtgggagggtcacggttaggttgtgtgtgtgggggggtcacggttaggttgtgtgtgtggggtgggggggggggggggggggagtctcgtttaggttgtgtgggggggactcacggttagattgtgtgtggcggTGTCTTGGTTAGGTTGTGCGTGGGGGGGTTTCGATTTGgttgtttgtgtggggggggtctcggttaggttgtgtgggggggacgcacggttagattgtgtgggggggggtggtcacggttaggttgtgttggGAGGTCtcagttagattgtgtgtgtgggggcggggggggggggtcagggttaGGTGGTGTGGGTTGTGGTCTCTTTAATTTTTGTGGCTTTTAGGGATTGAGTAGTCAGGTCAATTCGTTGTTGGTTATTTTTGGGCCTAGAGATGATTAAAAGCCTCGGATTGGATTTAAGCTGCGGCCAAGGGGGCGGGTTGGAGTGGAGGTCTTGTTGTTCCCGGGGAAGGGATTGGTCTCTGGATTTTGAAGGTGCTTGATTTTAAGTCACTATTACCTTCTTTCAGGAAGATTGATTTATGTACTTTCATGtgctgatttttatttttaaaattttaaatgttagtagttttttgttatttttttatttattttaactGTCTGTTTTTGGGTGAGGGTTGTTTTAATGAGTCATTCAGTTACAGGATGGGGAAGGGAGGGTTATGTCCTTTTATGGTCTTAGCGGGTCGATCAGGGTCTTTGCCCGAGTTGGAGGATcatgtggggggaggaggagggagaatttAGGAAACACTCTTTCCTTTGattgttttttaatttattttcttaAATCCTGTGTGTGTCATCATCAAAGTGAATTCTCAGTTGACTGAATAGTCGAggatctgcaagatcctacaaatcccctgggaggacagacgcatcaatgttagtgtcctcgaccaggccaacatccccagcattgaagcactgaccacactcgatcagctccgctgggcaggccacattgtccgcatgcccgacacgagactcccaaagcaagcgctctactcggaagtccttcacggcaaacaagctaaaggtgggcaggggaaacattacaaggacaccctcaaagcctccctgataaagtgcaacatccccaccgacacctgggagtccctggccaaagaccgctctaagtggaggaagtgcatccgggagggcactgagcacctcgagtctcgtcgctgagagcgtgcagacagcggaaagaacgtgcggcaaacctgtcccaccgacCCTTTCACTCAatgactatctctcccacctgtgacagggactgtggttctcgtaatggactgttcagccacctaaggactcattttacgagtggaagaaagtcttcctcaattccaagggactgcctatgatgaacagtccaataagagaattacagtctctgtcacaggtgggactggttttccgcacgctccttctgctgcctgcgcttgatttctgcatgctctcggcaatgagactctagGTGTGTGTGCACGTAGTGGTTCGATGGCAATACTGTTCTgttgggggggtgcggggaggtggGAGCAGAGAAATCACAGTCCCGCAGAAAGCACTTATCCTACTAGTTCTAAAAAGCAGTACAATTAGAGCTGGTACGGAGAACATTTTTTGTTAAGAACGAAGAGAAATGAGAGATCggcttttttaaaaagaaaaaaaaccagCACCGTCGTTTGGgagtgtggagagagtgaggaagaagTCTCCCAAGGGCGGGGGGAGAAAAGTAAGGTGGGGTTTttcggggggggcggtgggggggggcagatTTATACTCACTTCATGATCCATCATCTTGGTGGTTGATTGTAGTTGATAGGCCTAATGTTTCACCCTTACTGAGGCTTCATCAGAGACCAGGAAAAGCAAATGGGTCAGGGGGGAGGGTTCAAGGGTCAGAGGGTATCAGATTGATAACCTTACAGTGAGAGGTTATGGAGGGTTTAGAGCTCCCTACCTTCCACCAGGTCAGTCGGAACGAGAAGGGCTGGGAAAGAAACTATTTAAACCTCCTCCCTCTCAGTGATGAGCTGTTAATTGTGTGCTTTGTCTGGTGTTATGGTTTGTGTTTATACTCCTGGTGTGTTGTCTGTGTGCTCAGTGGTCCTCCCTGTTTGTTAGGTACAAATGTGGAGCTCTGCTCCCTTTTTGTTCGTGTTTGTGTGTAATGTGATGACTCACCTGGTTGAATGTCTGTGGTTGGGGGTTTTTTGTGGGGGTCTAATGTTTTGATTTACTGACAGTTTGTTCATTTATTTTAAGTCTTTTATCCCATTCTCCCCTTACTGCCTGTAAATTTTTGTTTTTTGATTTTAataactaatttttttttttaattaaaattttttgttttgtacttttttttagttttgttataGTTTGGAGGATAGTTCTGTAATGTTTTTGTTATTACTGTCTTCATTCAATCCAGTGTTTTGTTTTATTCCCGGTTTGGTTCCCTATGTCGTCTGTTGTCCCCGATTGTTGTACACCCTTCTATTTCCTGGTCTGCCCGGGGGAGGACGGTTTAGGCCTCTGTTTTACACACAGTTCTGTTTAGTTCCTGTTTccttgaggaggaggagggaagggctggGAGTTGATTAAGGGGCATTTAGAGTTAGGTCTTGGGGTTAGGGTCTGCATTAATATGTTTTAGGTTAGGGTTCAGTCTTGGGGTCTATGGTCTGGGATTAGGATTGGGTTTGGGAGCTGTTCAGGTttcggttagggttcggtttctggGGTTTAGGAtctagagttagggttggggtctGAACTGTTATGTTTTATGTTGGGGTTAGATTTTAGTGGGGTTAGGGtcttgggttagggtttggttttggGGCTGGGGTCTGTGTTTACAAGTTTTAGGTTTAGGTTTATGTGGGTTGGGGTTTGGTTTTGGGGCTGGGCTAGATTTAAAGGTTACAAGGTTTAGGTTTATGAGAGTTAGGGTCTGGAGTTCGGTTTAGTTATTTTCGTTGTTTTAAATTATTCTAATTAAGAGTATGTTTCTTTCTATTCTGATTTCTTCTTTTTGGTAAATTGGATTCTCTGTTAAGGTTTGGGATTAGTTTTAGTGTTTATTATTAGTCTGGGAACTAGGATTGGGTTTAGGGGTTATGGCTAAGGCCTGGGAGTTTGGCTATTCTGTcatctgggcttgggtatatggggcacatgATCAAAAACTCCAGGGAATGCCAAAAAGGGCCCATAGCCAACTATGAAGAGGAAtttaagtgccttcattgtcaatacacaggttagtaattggggcaggtagatgtgaaatgaaatttaatggagaaatgtgctgcgatagattttgggaggaagaaaaagggaggaaatgtacattaaatggtaaaactttcaatggagtaaaggagcagagagatttagggttgcAAGATTCTAGCTAATTCCTTGTCTTGTTAAGGATCGAGAGTCTAGtgttagaacacaagaaataggaggagtaggccatctggccctcaagtccgctctgccattcaataagatcatggctgatctgatcctgcccgctccccataatccttcactcccttatctttcaaaactctgtctatctccaccttaaatatattcaatgattatcAGCAACTTTAATATCTTAAGAACTATAATTTGACCAGATTCTCTGTGTTCTACCACATCAGAGTAAAGATACAAGTctcgcgtgtccacagtaactgacaccaggtcagcccgctggatgcccttagcttgatctccggtgtctccagtcccgactgcccccttacatcagtctcccctcacttttataccctgcactgatccacctctggcaccggactcttctttggcttcgctgctgggtttgggcagacagctggaacttctctaatctgtgatttacaaggacattttccctggttcccagcagttacttttcttcactaATTTTGTCATTATCCTTAAACTCCCCTGCACGATGTTAGTTGTTATTTTTTATAGTTTCACaatttataggtataaacatcacacattataatctaatctattgcgTTCCGCAGTCTGGTTTAAGCTTAcattgtggttactaacagacaaaccctgttctttccccgatctgattacagattccaacagtgggttcagtgaatggaaaGTCTTATCAGTGttgtctgcagtgaatcgattgtttgagtttctaactcagactaaacttctctcTCTCATGATGCACATTATATCAGCCAGTTTATATCTGTGTTTTAGCCATGCTATGTTAATATGTTTAAAATCTACAAGGGTTTCAGTTAGACAAATCTTTAAAAGTcagaggacaagttgataaagtggttaaacaGCACATGGggtcctaggttttataaataggggtgtggagtacaaaagggcagagggcatgtaaacctgtacaaatcattggttaggctgcagtttgaatattgtgtcaggttttggggatcttacaccaggaaggatgtcgaggccatggagagggtgcagagagattcactgagatgataccagggaagaaaggctttagttatcaggggagattggagaaactggggctcttttcattcgaACAAAGGGGAATTGGAGATCTGAAGCAGCGGTTCAAAatttgatcaggtaaatgaggataaactatttccaccagtcgatGAGTCAATAattcgagggcatcaaattcaaatcatcaccaaaaggctcagacccagggaggaactatcgaacacactgtacaacaatgttcgggaaACTCACTGTCCTCTGGATCTGTGTCCGGGGAGGAACTGATGGttttctcttatctttgggttaaatttTGTTCTCATCAAGGTGATGGATGTCACTGCCATGAAATAGTGTATTCTGAGCACCAAGTGTCTGCCTGaaacactctccagtcaggtacaacacgggttagatacagagtaaagctccctctacactgtcccatcaaacactcccagggcaggtacagcatgggttaaatacagagtaaagccccctctacactgtcccatcaaatactcccagggcaggtacaccatagGATTGCTGGACTGTcagtgttgccatctttcagatgagttgttcaaccaaggccccatcagctctcaaccaatatcattcaaacagattatctggccattgctgttcatggcagcttgctgtgtgtaaatcatctgctgcatttcctatactacaacagtgaatgcacttcaaatgtactttggagttgttagcgcgaatgtaccttccaagaatcactcgtcactccgggtcggtccatacatcacaacggtttattacgccggcggggagatgaagcaaactggtgggtccaggtacctctctccgccgaacaaagggtttcatggatttttatatgttttacaacagtttactacagttacatcagcccattttggccggacactatccaatcatattcattatagattacatatagattcaaatcgaccaatagaagtggtctctaaacattaggtgactgCGTGATTGCCTCAGGTGTTGCTAAGGGTAACAGACCAATAGAAGTAGTCTCTAACCATTATGTGACTGCGTGATTGTCTCATATGTTACTAAGGATTATTCATGGTCTTGACAAACATTTCTccatccacattcaaaggccgatgatatttaggtcctgatgcatcgagtgactctgtcagatcttgacgtgatgtttggttccaATTCcctgtctgtaaatcctccccttctaacaccctataaaaggagtttacaaaactcACTACTGTAAgggcaggatagaaattcagaacagataattctagtttctatggaacattctttcctctcttgttcccccaaagctgtaaatccccatcccacacactctccctcctcccggaGCTGAAACCCAAACCcatcgcaccacctccatcatttctttcttctCGCTGTTTTTTTCcttccccgaaggtgctgactctggctgggttcagttctacactcactggctcccctccctcccctcccctgaaggtgctgactctggctgggttcacgtcTACACTGTATTCTATGGGTATTCTGAACACCGAGTGTGTGCCTGAAACATGTTCtggtcaggtacagagtaaagctcccactacactgtcccatcaaacatacccagaccaggtacagcacaggttagatacagagtaaagctccctctatactgtcccatcaaacaagtaGAAGTGAATTTGAAGTCAGAGGAAACAAGCAAGACAAAAGGGTAAAATAAATTGAAAAGCTCTTTGCCTAAATGCACGtagtattcgtaacaaaatagatgagttgatggcacaaatagatctgatagccattacagagtcatggttgcaaggtgaccaggactgggaacaaaatattcaggggtatttgacaattcgggagaacagacagaaaggaaaaggagttctgGTTGcaatgttaataaaggatgggatcaatgagttagtgagaaacgatattgcctcagaggatcaagaggttgaatcagtttgggtggtgataaggaataataaagggaaaaagtcactggtggacgtagtctataggcccctaacagtagctacatgatTGGATGGAGtatcaatcaagaaataatggagacttgtaaaaaaggaacggcaataatcatgggtgattttaaccttcaaatgttttggtctctgtatttaaggaaggaataacttgctttggaggctgttcagagaaggttactaggttgattccagagat
This sequence is a window from Pristiophorus japonicus isolate sPriJap1 unplaced genomic scaffold, sPriJap1.hap1 HAP1_SCAFFOLD_278, whole genome shotgun sequence. Protein-coding genes within it:
- the LOC139247642 gene encoding zinc finger protein 664-like; translation: MDSHKDTCTTEKPWKCDVCGKVFRSPSELEMHRRCHTGERPFTCSECGKGFTASSNLLTHRRVHTGERPFTCSECGKGFTASFNLLKHQRVHTGERPFTCSQCGKRFTEQSNLLKHQRVHTGERPFTCSECGKGFTQSSTLLTHQRVHTGERPFTCSECGKRFTRSSHLLTHQRVHK